Below is a window of Onychostoma macrolepis isolate SWU-2019 chromosome 06, ASM1243209v1, whole genome shotgun sequence DNA.
TAGCAAGGTGACATTGATTCAATGTTGAAATTTCATCAGAATCATAATTTTAACACATGTTAATCACACACTCATGCGTACTTACAGGGCAGATACATAtcttaccaaataagccaggcttatttcagttagtctgacttattttgaaccaaatcaactgaCAATACATCAGACTGACTGAAATAAACCttgcttatttggtaaacttgttttatgaaacaggcccctggAGTGCTAACTTTGAGTTTTTACTAGCTTTCTAACTCTTACTGCGATTGCTTGCTCTTTAGGATAGTTTAACAAAACGTCTGGATTGGTTAAAGGCTGAGATCGAAAACACGGAAGATACACTTTCAGCTGAGCTAAATTCAAATCAGGCCTCTGGGGTAATAAGTTTAATTCttaatactttaaaattttcATGCACtatatgacaaaaaaataaaaaataaataatatattttgtatcaCACTCAGGATGATTTAGGCATTTACAATTCCTGCATTGTTTCGATGGATGTTTCCAGTTCATCTTTAGACAGTGATGCTTCAAGTTGTTATGCAGGCGGAAGTTTTAGTCTGCAATCAGTGGATCACCAGGAACTACCTTCTCAGTCTGAAGAGGTACAACACCTTTGGTATCTGATGATATACTGTAACTGACTTATAACAATAACATTATGACTCTGAGCAAGACCCACGAAAAGTTGtgtttgtacagtatgtatgtgtaCAGTTCTCTGTGTGGGAAAACATTACATAACATAATAAGCCACGCCCTATCTACAAACCACAAAGTATGATCTGCATGTGTTCAAATGCACTTTGCCCCTCTCAGCTTCCTTTACTGAAAGCTTTACTGATGTTTACATACATCTTGCTTCTTTTGTAGTCTCTTTAAgctgttttaaaaacttaaaagttcGTCTAAAGCACTCTCTGATTCTGGCTTATGCACTGTGACATTGTAAAAGATTGACATGCAGAAAGCACCTCAAATGTCCTTTGATCTGCTAAACAAAGAATGTGACATTTATATGGGCAAAAACTAGAAATGGTGGGCATTTATGCTTATTATAAGGCCACTGATTTAtccaatttattaaaatattaatctgcATTTCCATTTGCAATTTATTTCTATTCAGCAATGACACATTAAATATGACAGTAAATAcctttataatgtttcaaaagatttaaaataaatgctgttcaaaaatattaaacagcactactgttttcatcattgataaacatttgaaatataactcagcaccaaatcagcatgttagaatgatttttgaaagatcatgacactgaagactggagtaatgattgaaaaaaaaaaatctgttttacaagaataaattatgtttaaaaaaaaaaaaacatttactgtgaattttaataatatttcacaatattactgttttactgttttttttatcaaataaatgtggaCTTGCTGAGCACAGGAGACTttcaaaaagtataaaaaaatcttatacaCCCCAAACTGTTAAACGTTAGTGCAAACATTCATTATTCGTTATAAATTATAtgtcaagtcacatttatttatatagcactttatacaatacacaTTATTTCAAAGCATAAGTGTGTACACATGGGAAGTGAATGAGACCCAATAATGTTCTGGCGAGAGGTTTGGGAACCAAAGTGTTTTCATCAAATCAACCTACTTGCTAGTGATTCAAGGATCTTGATAAAATTTAAGTAATGaagaatatatttacaaatatatagtCAATGCTATTTACTCATGGGAAGGAGCTGATTGGTAAAAACGTAATCTTTCTCAGGAGAGTTCACAGGAGTTTGTAGAGGAGGCTCCAGAGAATTCAGAATCTCTGTTTGAGGATGCCCATCTCACTCCCAGTGCAGTAGTGCAGCAGCACAACAGTGACAGTGCTGAGGGTAATGTTTGTATGCTAATATTGATTTTTATGCACACTGGAATTAAAAATGTGTCTTTCGTGATATTCATGTTGTAATTTAAATGTCTCTTTGTCCCTCGCAGCTGCTCTTCATGCAGAGTTCGTTGAGCTTTCCTTTTCTCCCCAGCTGGGAAACAGACGGCTGATTTTTCACACAGAGAGCCGTACAGTGGAAATACAACTGGGGCGCCAAGCAAGAACATCACACGGGCGTTTTGATGCCTGTCAGTGGATGGCGGACCAGGAATTTAGAGAAGGGTGGGTTTACTGGGACGTGGACCCCACATTCAGCACTGCATGGGCTGTTGGTGTGGCGAAACCCAGTCTGATGCGTAACGAGAGATTGGGAAGAACTTCCTCATCTTGGTGTTTGGAGTGGAGCAGTGGGAAACTGAATGCTTGccacaataaaataaagaccTCTGTTAAGCATAGCATCCCTAATGGGATCAGAGTCATTCTGGACATGGCAAAAGGACAGTTGTCCTTTCAGAATCTGTGTGATAGTCTGCTTGAATTACACAGTTTCCAAGTGGATTCCTCTGGCCCTCTCACACCTGTCTTCTGGATTTGTGGACTGTCACACAATGCCTTAACCTTTCCTAGACATTGAGTTAAGGATAACGTAGATCTGTAGCATTTACAATATACCTTATACACTCCAGTTTGTTTACAGAATATGTATTCTATATAAAAGAATcttgtatttcatttttatgaacCATAATTTACAACCATAATTATTCTATAGGACTAAAGAATGTCCCTTTTTTGCTATCCTAATTATTTCTACAATTTTGGATTGTGATACTGCTAATTGTTAGCTCCTTCATGATGATTTTTCTTCATTGTATTTTGGGTACTTTAGATAAAAGTTAAAGAATAGCCTACACGCATGCAAATGTCCTGCTGATTGctgtaatatactgtaatctTAATGGTTAATAAAATAGATGTAATGTTATTGATGCATCTTGATAACATATGTAAATGGTGGTTTTCAACTTACAACTTTATACTAATTTAAAACCAATGAATTGTGcgttttcttttgaattttgcaTAGTTTGTCCCTCAGTGAGACCCGTAGGCATGGTGGAGGTCAGAGGGAGGCGTGTGTGCAACACATCTACATCAGTTAACAGCCGCTGAGTGTCTCCATCCCTTTACACTCCATCAGTACCAATGGATTCCGATGCTTATATCATCTAGAGAACGTCGTATCCcgtgattttaaagaaaatcttcTAATCAGTTTTATTGTTCATAATGTCAAGCTTACTTGGTGTCAGGGTTGATGTGCGTTGTGGACGTATGTAAAATCCTGAAGATTATAATAGGGTCATTCAGACTTCACAAGTGGGAAATATGCGAAAAGACGTGAGGATTCTGTTGGTTGGAGAACGTAAGTGTCTTATTGATTACATAGTCTCCTTGATTCACTGTTACGAAACGACCATAaccttaaaatgaattaaacatttaCGCTCTTCCACTGAAATATTGAGCTCATATACGATATAAATGTTGCATTATAACATTAGATAAAATCACTATCATGTCTGATGACAAGATTTCCGTGTTACTGCAATTTGAGGTTGTCATAAAATGACTGCGCATTGAGGGATAGTGGATTTCCTACAGTATCTACAGTAGTCAACGCTTTTGGCCATCTTTCCGTTCGTGTTTCAAGTCATCCGACTGTAGGGGTTCAGTTTGAGCTTAAATGAGTGTGTTGTGCTCAATAACATTGTATAGGACTAGGTAGAGCGCTCACTTAGATATTTTATCACTAAGATACTTTAAGCAGGCAGCTCCGTATCTTTTGGGAATGCTGCCTTGGAAGCCAGTTCATTAGCTTTACAGAATGTTGTCTAGGCAGGCAGCATTTGCAAAATGCAGTGAGAAGTTCTGCTGTGTTCCATAAAGACTTGTgcaattgtttttaatgcaaaGGGGTTGGTAAATATTACAGTTTGCCAAACTCAAATGTATTTGCATATCTAAGCTCTGCATAGACATAAAACATATTTCTAAGTTTTATGACCATAAGAGAGAGATATGACAAATGGCTTCACTCTGGTAGCCtataacataaaagctcttcaccactgaaatataaattaaaattgattGCGAAATATTAAAGATTTCAAGGTTGATCAGATTGATGTGTGGAGATAAGGAATCTGTTATTACTCTTATATTTCCTGTGTGTAAACAGCCAAAGTGGGGAAGACATCTCTGATCATGACACTTGTCAGTGAGGAGTTCCCAGCTGtggtatgtattattattaataatatcacGGTctctttaataattattattctcCCTGACTTTATTATTTGCAACAGTGTCTCCGTCTGTTGTCAAAATGGATATTTTTGTCATATTAGGTTCCTTACAGAGCTGAGGAGATCACTATACCAGCAGATGTCACACCAGAGAGAGTCCCCACTCATATAGTGGACTACTCAGGTATTaaacaagaaattaaattatagtGTTATCTATTATAGTTCTATGTATGGCGCTTAATGAAAATGTTTGCCCTCTTAAATAAGCAATATTTActcaaaattcacaaaaaatgcaaattatCATGATTTATTGGTGTGGACATAacagtgttttttaaaaaaaatatacacagaagCTGAACAGACAGATGAACAGCTTTATCAAGAGATATCAAAGGTTGGATTGATACACAAAACttaatacacatatatatgtatgacattttgatttcctcagataaattgtattttcattccTTTTTAGGCCAATGTTATATGTATAGTCTACTCAGTGAACAACAAGAAGTCTATTGAGAAGGTGAGAGAACTTGATCATACAACCTAGTCTTCATGCAGTAAGTcataataatttaatcattCATTAGAATAATCAGCGATTTGATCCATGATTTTCAAGTCTGACTGATTatacaatatacatatattttacatatacaaTATACGTGTAAAGGCCCATCCACACCAAGAACAATTACTATGAAGATAACTAGAACAATAACTACAtttgaaatgcataaaaaaagttaatcaaagttgtcctaagacaagaatgcattttggttttaggttttaggacaactttgatgaaaggttttgatccacttcaaatgttgactagtatATATTAGCATCAACACTCTCACAATAATGTATTAGCAACTCACAATAATGTTCTGTTTACTATAAATGAACACTGCAGTTGTTGTCTACTGCTTTCAATGCCAAAtcaattagttttatttatatagtgatTTATAGGgtagattgtttcaaagcagcttcacagtaataaacgGAAATAACAGAAACAATGATACAAACTTCAAATATTAGACAAATTCAAATTCTTCTGTAAAGCAGCTATAAAGACAATAGTGTTCAGCTCAAGTTAGTTCAGTGTTGGTTCAGTTAAAAAAGACTGGTGATGCtgcaaaatgaattaattatgaaacaaatttgattcagctataaagcagctgtgcagaaaataataatgtcatcatccagctcaaatcagtttaagttttgttctcatttgatagtgtcagtgcagtcaaaattataatagtagtGAATATTCAATGTCTTTTAAACCCCAgctaagcaagccaaaggtcGACAATGGCATGTAACTCCATTAGGTGACAGAaatagagaagaagaaaaaaaccttgggagaaaccaggctcagtcatgTTACAGTATATGTGAACTAAATTGTCAAGCGCTTTAAAATTGTGTGGATTCTAAATGACTCTCAAtgtttttttatcattcatgaattattcatcactgtttttatcatttatcattcGGTTTTATCATTAAGCATCACAATTCCAACTATATTGCTCCTCTGtgttaattagattaattttatagtttaaaCTTTATAGTTCtaattattgttatagttactgtccttggtgtgaatgggtCTTAAAactttcagctttcagatttaATAATTCATGTCATTGTCTCAGGTGACAAGTCATTGGATTCCTTTGATAAATGAGAGAACAGACAAAGACAGCAGGTAGGTAAACACAGGTGCATAATGCATTAGTTCTCTGTGTGTCTTTCTCACAAATACACAattaatacataattatatGTTCTTATTTAAAGGTAGATTGAATTTTAAGAGGGGCataacatacaggtgcatctcaataaattagaatgtcgtgaaaaagttaatttatttcagtaattcaactcaaattgtgaaactcgtgtattaaataaagtcagtgcacacagactgaagtagtttaagtctttggttcttttaattgtgatgatttaagttcacatttaacaaaaacccaccaattcactatctcaacaaattagaatacttcataagaccaataaaaaaaacatttttagtgaattgttggccttctggaaagtatgttcatttactgtatatgtactcaatacttggtaggggctccttttgctttaattactgcctcaattcggcgtggcatggaggtgatcagtttgtggcactgctgaggtggtatggaagcccaggttgctctgatagcggctttcaggtcatctgcattgttgggtctggtgtctctcatcttcctcttgacaataccccatagattctctatggggttcaggtcaggcgagtttgctggccaatcaagcacagtaacacaagcattgaaccagcttttggtacctttggcagtgtgtgcaggtgccaagtcctgctggaaaatgaaatcagcatctccataaagcttgtcagcagaaggaagcatgaagtgctctaaaatttcctggtagatggctgcgttgactgtggacttcagaaaacacagtggaccaacaccagcagatgacatggcagcccaaatcatcactgactgtggaaacttcacactggacttcaagcaacatggattctgtgcctctccactcttcctccagactctgggaccttgatttccaaatgaaatgcaaaatttactttcatctgaaaagaggactttggaccactgagcaacagtccagttctttttctccacagcccaggtaagacgcttctgacgttgtctctggttcagaagtggcttggtagcccttttcctgaatacgtctccagcttcagttcactccttgtgaagctctcacaagtgtttgaatcagctttgcttgactgtattctcaagcttgcagtcatccctgttgcttgtgcaccttttcctacccaaattcttccttccagtcaactttgcatttaatatgctttgatacagcactctgtaaacagccacacctttcagtaatgaccctctgtgacttaccttctttgtggagggcgtcaatgattgtcttctggatcattgccaagtcaacagtcttctccattattgtggtttcaaagaacaagagataccctgaatttatactgtagggatggtcattaattgaaactcaaataaatattataatattttgagatacagatttttgactgtCATGAGCTGTgcgctctaatcatcaaaattaaaaaaaaaaaacttttgaaatgttttactttacatgcaattaatctaaaatatatgaaagtttcactttttgaaataacttacaagaaagaactttttcacgacattctaatttgagatgcaaCTGTATGTCATTTATCTTATGCTTacccatttattttttatttttttgctataGGCAAAATTGATTAACtatgaaaacatactgtaaCTTTCAGAAGCTGAATCATTATTTGTCCAGCTAGAGCAATTATTGAAATCGAGCACATTTACATGTCAGTAATACCTCTTGGGTGATGATCAGAAACTTGGCCCACCCAGTctcattcattaatttttttttttttaaataaatgagtaaattcTGAGTAATTGCCATGTATAATGAACCTTTCCAAACCCTCATCTCTggaattacaaataattttatatctCTCAGATATGAtagttaaatgtgtgtttgttaaTGAATTCCAATCATTCATACATAGAGTACCTGCTCATTCACAGTTGGCATAATCTTCATTCAGGAATTGCAACTATGTGAATTATATGCACAGGAATGCTGTGGGATCTTCTGGACTCCCTTTTCAAATTTGGATccagtatattgcataaatgcaaaagaAACTAAGTGGCCATAAGCAGATAACAGAAATTATTCAATGAAAGCTTGCAGACAAGTACTACTGGTGCTCAGAATATGCTAATCTataataaaaaggaaaacaggCTATGCGGctgttttcagtcatttttgttTATCAAGAAATTGATTTTCATATTGAactaattgattaattaattaattaacagatttatatattattatgttgaatAGTGTCATCAAGATACAGTTACCAGATTGCATATAGTTCACAAGTTTAACGCTTCATTTATGTGTGGTCAATTTTTTGTAGTACCAgctaacattataaaaatatgaacaaGAATCTGAAAATTTACATCAAAACTGTTTAGTGAATtctttatacaacagttcttttTGCTCGTAATTCATAAATGAGACCCAAAGTTTGTCAAACTTTGTGTGACTGACTGTTGCTTATTTCACATCCaaaacccccccccaaaaatattattctttTGCACAGCCTCTTGTACTTTATTGCCTAAAGTCACAATGAAATGGAAGTAGGGACAGATGTTTTCTTCCATTTTGTGCCATATATCCAAGTGTAACagattatcaaaaaataaaaatgtgggGTGGGGAATTGGTTCTATGCATTGGTTGTTGAATGGATTGTGAAATGCACTCATAAATAGATCCAGATGAAGGTgagcttctttttttaattgaagCATATCCATGGAataatcattcacaataagatctTTTACATATCTATCGAGATCTAAAATATAgtgtattttcatttcatgccaaACTTAAACACAATTGCCTTACAATTCCAAGATTAAGAGTTAACAGCAGTCAGTATGTTAATTCCCTG
It encodes the following:
- the LOC131541970 gene encoding E3 ubiquitin-protein ligase RNF135 codes for the protein MMSLLYEDIVKFVANNLKCSICMEIFTKPVTLVCGHNYCQKCINACWAKSSGKRDCPHCRADVSSSKLEMNFTLCDILELEDLGGREKWEQILAETDQAETQHPRRTKVDSLTKRLDWLKAEIENTEDTLSAELNSNQASGDDLGIYNSCIVSMDVSSSSLDSDASSCYAGGSFSLQSVDHQELPSQSEEESSQEFVEEAPENSESLFEDAHLTPSAVVQQHNSDSAEAALHAEFVELSFSPQLGNRRLIFHTESRTVEIQLGRQARTSHGRFDACQWMADQEFREGWVYWDVDPTFSTAWAVGVAKPSLMRNERLGRTSSSWCLEWSSGKLNACHNKIKTSVKHSIPNGIRVILDMAKGQLSFQNLCDSLLELHSFQVDSSGPLTPVFWICGLSHNALTFPRH